The window CCGCGCATGATCGTCCTGCGCCTCTTCCAGTGCGGCGCGTAACGGTGCGGGTGCGTCCGGCAGCGCAGGGAGGAGAGCAGGAGACGGTTCCATATGGAGTATTTTGCCCCAGCCGTTCTGTCCAGACCGTCACACCTTCGTCACACCCTCTGGGGGGACCCGTGGGGGCACGCCTCCTCCTTTCGGCGCACGCGCCCCCCGCGCGGCGGCCCCTATGCTGGGAGCTGTGAGCGCCATCGAAACGCAGGAACTGCGCAAGGTCTACCGGGGCCGGGCGGTCGTGGACGGCCTGAACCTGACGGTGGGGGAGGGCGAGGTCTTCGGCTTTCTCGGTCCCAACGGGGCGGGCAAGAGCACCACCGTCAAGATGCTGCTGGGGCTGGTACGGCCTTCGGGCGGCGAGATCCGCGTGCTGGGCGGCTCCCCCGACGACCCCGGCGTGCGGGCGCGGCTGGGCTTCCTGCCCGAGCAGTTCCGCTTCCAGACCTGGATGACGGGGGAAGAGTTCTTGAACTTCCACGGACGGTTGGCAGGCCTTCCGGCGGCGGACGTGCGGACGCGGGTGCCGGAGGTCCTGGCCCGCGTCGGCCTTGCCGGGCGCGGTCGGGAGACGCTGGGCGGCTATTCCAAGGGGATGCTTCAGCGGGCGGGGCTGGCGGCGGCGATCCTGGCGCGGCCCCGGCTGGTCTTTCTGGACGAGCCGACTTCGGCCCTGGACCCCATTGGCCGGGTGGAGGTGCGCGAGATTATCGAGGCCCTGCGCGGCGAGGGCGTGGCCGTCTTCCTGAACTCGCACCTGCTCGCGGAGGTCGAGCAGGTATGCGACCGGGTGGCCTTTGTCAAGGCCGGGCGGGTGCTGCGGCAAGGCACCATGCGCGAGCTGACCGGGGGCGTGATCCCGGTGGAGGTGGTGGTGGACACCCTGGGTCCCGAGTTGCGCTCGGCCCTCTCCCGGCTGGGCGAGGTACGGCATGTGGACGCCAACGTGTCGGGCCGGGTGGGGCTGGAGCTATGGGTCGAGCGCGAGGACACCCTCCCCGCCCTCGCGGATGCCATTCACGGGCACGGGGCGCGGCTGTACACCCTTAACCCGCGCCGCCCCGACCTGGAGACGATGTTCCTCGAACTGATCGAGGGACCAGCGCCCGCCGCCCCGGAGGTGGCTCGTGCGTAACGCCCTCCTGATCGCGGAACTCTCGCTGCGCGAGGCAGTACGCAAGCGGCTGGTGGTCGTGCTGCTGCTGCTGACCGCCGCCTTTCTGGGCTTCTACCTGTACGGCGTATGGCGATTGGAGGGCACCCTCGACCAGCGGGCCATCGACGCGGGGCTGGACGGCCGCTCGACGACGGGCGCGGCGAATATCCCCATCATGTACTCGGCGCTGTTCGGGATGTACCTGGTGTTCTTCCTGGGGTCGCTGATGGCCGTGCTGTCCACGGTCGGGGCAGTCAGCGCCGACGTGGAAAACGGCGTGATGCAGTCGGTGCTGGCCCGGCCCATCCGCCGCGCCGAGCTGGTCGCGGGGCGCTGGCTGGGCTTCACGGTGGTCAACGTGGGCTACGTGGCCCTGGTCAGCGCGGCGCTGCTGGGCGGCATCGCGGCCCTGACCGGCTTCGTGCCGCCCGAAGCCCTGCCCGCCGTGGGCCTGATCCTGCTCGCCATCACGCTGCTGACCGCGCTGACCGTGCTGGGCAGCACCCTCTTTACCACGCTCGCCAACGGGATCGGCGTTTTCGTCCTGTACGGGGCGGGGTTCGCGGGGGGCATCCTGACGGCCATCGGCTCGTTCTCGGACAGCCCCACCCTGGGCACGCTGGGCCGGGCCGCGTCCATCCTGATGCCCACCAACTCGCTGTGGCTGGGGGCGACCTACCACCTTCAGCCCGAGGTGCTGCGGCAACTGGGCGAGGCCGCGCAGGGGGCCAATCCCCTCTTCAGCACCACCCCCATCGCGTCCGGTATGGTGCTGTGGGCCGCCGCCTACGCGGTGCTGGCGGTCGTGCTGGCGATGTGGCGCTTCAGTCGGCGGGACCTGTAGCGGTCCACAGGGAAGCCGCCCACGCTTGAGAGGTGGGCGGCTTCTCTATCGGCTTCAGGACGAGCGGGAGGACTCGTCCGGCCTGGGCATCGCGTCGGGAATGGTGGGTTCCGTGGTGCCCGCGCGGTCGGTCGTGAAGTCGGGCCGGTTGTCGGGACCGGACCCCGCCGCGCCGTCGGTGGGGCTGGGGTTGTCGCGGTCTGGGTAAGCGGGGTCGGGTGCAGGTGTGCTGCCCGTGGGCGCCCGGCCCGACTCCCCGTGCTCCTCCTGGGCCGAGAGTTCGGCGATCAGGCGCTCGCGGGCGCTGATCTCCTCGTCCACCCGGCGCAGGTCGTCCTGGATTCCGGCGAGGATCGCCGTGTCGGCCCCGGCGTGGTAGGCGCGGCCCAGCCGGGCGTACAGGGTGTCGAGTTCGCGGGTCAGGCCGAAGACTTCCACGCGCAGCCGCGCCGTCTGGGCCACTTCCTCGCCCCGGCGCTGCACCCGCCCGGCGCCCCGGCGAACCGTGTCGAAGATGTTGTCGAGCATGAGCCCATTCTCCTGCCTGCCGGGTGGGACGGGTGAGGGCAGGGTCAGCCGGGCTTGTCTCTCGGCCCTTGTCTCTAACCCCCCGTGCGGGCCACACTGGGGGCACCGTGAATGCCGCCGAGACCCGTCTCCTGCTGGGAGCGCTGGACGCCGCCCTGGCCCGTGGGCAGCGGGCCGCCCTCGCCACTGTCGTCGGTGTGCAGGGCAGCGCCTACCGCCGCGAGGGGACGCGGATGCTGATTCTGGACGACGGCGCCCAGGTCTGCATGCTCTCGGGCGGCTGCCTGGAGGCCGAGGTGGTGGAGGTCGCGCTGGGGGTGATCGCTGCGGGCGAGCCGGTCCTCACCCACTACGACCTTTCCGAGGACGCGACCTGGGGCCTGGGCATCGGCTGCGGGGGCAGCGTGGACGTGCGGGTGGAGCGGGTGGACCCGGCCGACCCGGTGCCCGCCGGGTGGCTCGCGGCGCTGCGGGAGGGCCGGGCGGCGGCGCTGGCCGTGCCATTGTCGGGCGCCGGGCGCGTGCTCGTCCTGCCCGGTGGGGGAGAGGAGGTGGGCCACCTGCCTGACCCCGGGCTGCACGCCTGGGCGGTGGCGGCGGCCCGCGAGCGCCTCTCGGCCCGCGAGCCCCGCGCCGCGACCCTGACCGCGCCGGACGGCACCCCGGTCTTCCTCGACGTGAACAGCCCCCCGCCCGAACTCGTGATCTACGGGGCCGGGCACGACGCCATGCCGCTGGCGGCTCAGGCGCACGCGTTGGGCTACGCGGTGCAGGTCGTGGACCCCCGGCCCGCCTTCCTGACGCCGGGGAGGTTTCCGGGGGCGACCCTGCACGACCTCGCCCCGGAGGAGCTGCACCGCTTCCGGCCGGGCGAGCGGGCGCACCTGATCGTCATGAACCACCACCTCGACCGTGACCGGGTGTGCCTCGCGCACGCGCTGGGGTCCGGGGCCGGGTATGTCGGCGTGCTCGGGCCACGCTCTCGGGCCGAGGACCTGCTGCGGGAGCTGGAGGCTGAGGGCGTCACCTTCACCCCCGACCAGCTCGCCCGCCTGCGCTCACCCGTGGGCCTGCGCTTGGGCGCCGAGGCCCCTGAAGAAGTGGCCCTGAGCATCCTGGGCGAGCTGATGGCGTGGCGCCGGGGCTACGACGGGGGATTCCTGAGCGGGCACGCGGGCCGCATCCATGACGCCCCCACGCACGCAGTGGCCCCCCGAACTTGAACGGAGGCCACAACCACTCCCGGCCGCTTTGCCCTACCCTGTCCGCCATGACGCCTCCGCCCGCCTCCCCGGTTCGGCCCCTGTGGGTGGCGCTGGGCTTCGTGCTGACGGGCCTGGGGTTCCTGGGGCTGGTGCTGCCGGGGCTGCCGGGGACCGTTTGGTTCGTGCTGGCGGCGGCCTGCTTCGCCCGGGGCAACCCCAAGTGGGAGGCGTGGCTGCTCTCGCGGCCCGTGGTGGGGGACCTCGTGCGCGACTACCGCGAGGGGCGGGGGATGCCGCTGCGGGCCAAGTGGATCGCCTGCACCTGCATCGTGATGGCGGTGGGCTTCAGCCTGACGCGGATTCCGGTCGTGATCGGACAGGTGGCGTGGGCGCTGGTGGGCTTAGCGGGCATCCTCTACATCTCCCTGCGCGTGCCCACCCGGCGGGCATGAGGCGGGGCTGGCTGCTGGTTGGTGGGCTCGCGCTGGGAGCGATCCTGACCACCCTGCGAATCCGCCACCACGAGCGGCGCTATCCCCCACGGGGGCAGGTGCTGGATCTCGCGGCCGGTCCTACGCATGTGATTGAGGGCGGCTCGCCCGACGCCCCCCCGGTTGTCCTGATTCACGGCAGCGACGGGGTGGCGCTGGACTGGCCCGTCTCCCCGCTGTGGGACGCGCTGGCTCCGCACGCCCGGCTGATCGCCCCCGACCGCCCCGGCCACGGCCACACGCCCGCCCGCCCCGGCACGCCCGTCACGGTGGAAGTCAATGTGCGGCGGCTGGCGGCAGTGCTGGACGCGCTGGAGAGGCGAGACCCCGCCGTGCTGCTGGGCCACTCCTACGGGGCAGCGGTGGCGCTCGCGTTCGCCGCCCAGTTCCCAGAGCGGGTGCGTGGGCTGGTGCTGGTGTCGCCCACGGCGTATCCGGCCCCCGGCCTGACCCGGCCCCTTGCCTACGTGCCGCTGGTGCCCGTGCTGGAGACACTCCTCACGCGGGTGCTACTCCTCCCGCTGGGCCGGGCGGTGGCGTGGCTGGAGGGGGGTAGAGCCTTTCACCCCGCCCCCATTCCCCCCGAGTGGCACGCGATGATGCTGGCCTTTTCCCGCCGCCGGGGACAGGTCCACGCGCTCGCCTGGGAGAACCGGACGCTGGCGCAGGAACTTGGAGCGCTGGAGCCGGGTTATCCGGCGTTGCGTTTCCCTGCGGCGGTGCTCGCCGGGGCGCACGACCGCCTGACCCCGGCCGAGTCGCACGCCGTCCCCCTCGCCGGGGCGCTACCGCAGGCCCGGCTGCACCTCTTTCCCGACGGCGGCCACCAACTTCACTGGACCCACCCCGCCGAGGTGACGCGGGCGGTGACCGACGTGCTGGCCGAGGTCCCCGCAAGCGCGACTCCCGCCCCACTTGTCCCGCTCTCCCGCCGCTAGACTCCCCGCATGTTAAGCGGGGTGCTGGAGCGGCTGGGCGAGTACAGCGATCAGGTGCCGCGCTACACGGCCCCGCGTTGCCTGCTGGATCGGCAGGCGGTAGGTGGCTGCGACGCCTGCCACGTCACCTGCCCGCACGGGGCGATTGCGCTGGAGGGGCACCGCATCGCCATCGACCCCGCGCTGTGCACGGGCTGCGGCCTGTGCGTGCAGGTCTGCCCGACCGGGGCGCTGGAATACGACCTCACCCCACCCCTCCAGAGCGTGCGCGACGGCGGCCAAGGTGCGGAGGGTGAGGCCACCCTCACCTGTTCCCAGAGCGGGGCGGGCGGCCCGACGCTGACCTGCCTGGGACGCGTCACGCCTGCCGTGTTCGCCGCCGCCGGAGCCTGGGGCACCCCGCTGACCCTGCTGCACGGCGAGTGCGTGGGCTGCCCGGTGGGAGCGCCCGACGTGCCCGAGCGCCTGACCCGCGTGGTAGAGGAAGCCCAGACCCTCCGTGAACCTACCGGACGCCCTGCCGAGGTGACCGTCCGCCCCGCGACCCCCGACGACCGCGACCGGGCGGGGCGGGTCAGCCGCCGGGGGGCCTTCGCCACCCTGTTCCGGGCAGGCCGCCAGCAGGTCGTGGGGCTGCTCCCCGAGCGCCCGCTGCCCTTCGTGGACTGGAGCCAGCCACAGGAGCGCGTACCGGAGGAATGGCGCTGGCGTCGGCGCTCGCTGGTGCCTGCCCCGGCTCCCGACGCGCCTGTCGTGTGGCCCGCGCCCCTGGTGGATGACAAATGCATCGACTGCCCGGTCTGCTCCAACGTCTGCCCGACCGAGGCGATCACCCGCGAGTTCAAGCCGGAAGGCGGCGCCCGGTTGCTGCTCAACCTCGCCGCCTGCACGGGCTGCATGGCGTGTGTGCGCTCCTGCCCGCCCGACGCGATGCACCCCCAGCGCGAGTGGCTTCCGGCGGCCTTTGACGCGCCGCTGCTCATCCGGGACAGCGACAGTGTGATGTGACTCCGCCGGGTGGTGCGTCCACCGTGACCCTCGTCCCCGCGCTCCTTTCGCGCTCCCGCCTACACTGGGAACCGTGTTCGCCGCCCGCTCCCCCTACGCCCGACTGGAGGGGTTCTTGCGCGACATCCTGGGGGGCGGCGCGGCGCTGCTGCATCAGGAAGACCCCGCCCCCGCCCGCACCCTGAAGGCCACCGAGCTGGGCTGGTCCCCCGCCGTGCAGCGCGGCTTCGGCTTCCCGGAGGTCTACAGCCACCAAGCCGAGACGTACCGCCGGATGCGGGACGGCGAGCACGTCATCCTGACCACGCCCACGGCGAGCGGGAAGACGGGGGCCTTCTTCCCCGCCGTGTTCGAGCGGCTGGAACGCGATTCGGGAGCGACAGCCCTGTTCGTGTATCCCCTCGTAGCCCTCGGACAGGACCAGCGCGACAAGCTGGCGGCCTTCCGCGAGCGCGGCGGCTTCGGGTGGGACATCGCCGCCTTTCAGGGCACCGCGCAGCCCGGCGAGGTCTTTCGCGACGACGTGCGAATGGTCACCGCCACGCCTGACAAGCTGCACTGGTCGCTGACCCACCCCCGCGTGCGCGACTTCCTGCGGCGGCTCTCCTTCATCGTGCTGGACGAGGCGCACACCTACCGGGGTGGCTTCGGGTCGGAGGTCGCGGGGATGCTGCGGCGGCTGCTGGGGCTGGCCCGCGCCCTGGGGGCGAATCCGCAGGTCGTCCTCTCCACCGCCACCATCGGCAACCCCGCCGAGTTCGCCCGCGAGCTGGTGGGCGTGGAGGCCACCCAGGTCAGCGAGTCGGGGGCGGCCCGCCACGGCAAGCGCTACTACCTCGCGGACCACCGGGGACAGCCCCGGCGCTTCTGGGACGCGGTCATCAGTGCCAGCATCC is drawn from Deinococcus terrestris and contains these coding sequences:
- a CDS encoding ABC transporter ATP-binding protein, with the protein product MLGAVSAIETQELRKVYRGRAVVDGLNLTVGEGEVFGFLGPNGAGKSTTVKMLLGLVRPSGGEIRVLGGSPDDPGVRARLGFLPEQFRFQTWMTGEEFLNFHGRLAGLPAADVRTRVPEVLARVGLAGRGRETLGGYSKGMLQRAGLAAAILARPRLVFLDEPTSALDPIGRVEVREIIEALRGEGVAVFLNSHLLAEVEQVCDRVAFVKAGRVLRQGTMRELTGGVIPVEVVVDTLGPELRSALSRLGEVRHVDANVSGRVGLELWVEREDTLPALADAIHGHGARLYTLNPRRPDLETMFLELIEGPAPAAPEVARA
- a CDS encoding ABC transporter permease, giving the protein MRNALLIAELSLREAVRKRLVVVLLLLTAAFLGFYLYGVWRLEGTLDQRAIDAGLDGRSTTGAANIPIMYSALFGMYLVFFLGSLMAVLSTVGAVSADVENGVMQSVLARPIRRAELVAGRWLGFTVVNVGYVALVSAALLGGIAALTGFVPPEALPAVGLILLAITLLTALTVLGSTLFTTLANGIGVFVLYGAGFAGGILTAIGSFSDSPTLGTLGRAASILMPTNSLWLGATYHLQPEVLRQLGEAAQGANPLFSTTPIASGMVLWAAAYAVLAVVLAMWRFSRRDL
- a CDS encoding XdhC family protein produces the protein MNAAETRLLLGALDAALARGQRAALATVVGVQGSAYRREGTRMLILDDGAQVCMLSGGCLEAEVVEVALGVIAAGEPVLTHYDLSEDATWGLGIGCGGSVDVRVERVDPADPVPAGWLAALREGRAAALAVPLSGAGRVLVLPGGGEEVGHLPDPGLHAWAVAAARERLSAREPRAATLTAPDGTPVFLDVNSPPPELVIYGAGHDAMPLAAQAHALGYAVQVVDPRPAFLTPGRFPGATLHDLAPEELHRFRPGERAHLIVMNHHLDRDRVCLAHALGSGAGYVGVLGPRSRAEDLLRELEAEGVTFTPDQLARLRSPVGLRLGAEAPEEVALSILGELMAWRRGYDGGFLSGHAGRIHDAPTHAVAPRT
- a CDS encoding YbaN family protein gives rise to the protein MTPPPASPVRPLWVALGFVLTGLGFLGLVLPGLPGTVWFVLAAACFARGNPKWEAWLLSRPVVGDLVRDYREGRGMPLRAKWIACTCIVMAVGFSLTRIPVVIGQVAWALVGLAGILYISLRVPTRRA
- a CDS encoding alpha/beta fold hydrolase; its protein translation is MRRGWLLVGGLALGAILTTLRIRHHERRYPPRGQVLDLAAGPTHVIEGGSPDAPPVVLIHGSDGVALDWPVSPLWDALAPHARLIAPDRPGHGHTPARPGTPVTVEVNVRRLAAVLDALERRDPAVLLGHSYGAAVALAFAAQFPERVRGLVLVSPTAYPAPGLTRPLAYVPLVPVLETLLTRVLLLPLGRAVAWLEGGRAFHPAPIPPEWHAMMLAFSRRRGQVHALAWENRTLAQELGALEPGYPALRFPAAVLAGAHDRLTPAESHAVPLAGALPQARLHLFPDGGHQLHWTHPAEVTRAVTDVLAEVPASATPAPLVPLSRR
- a CDS encoding 4Fe-4S dicluster domain-containing protein — its product is MLSGVLERLGEYSDQVPRYTAPRCLLDRQAVGGCDACHVTCPHGAIALEGHRIAIDPALCTGCGLCVQVCPTGALEYDLTPPLQSVRDGGQGAEGEATLTCSQSGAGGPTLTCLGRVTPAVFAAAGAWGTPLTLLHGECVGCPVGAPDVPERLTRVVEEAQTLREPTGRPAEVTVRPATPDDRDRAGRVSRRGAFATLFRAGRQQVVGLLPERPLPFVDWSQPQERVPEEWRWRRRSLVPAPAPDAPVVWPAPLVDDKCIDCPVCSNVCPTEAITREFKPEGGARLLLNLAACTGCMACVRSCPPDAMHPQREWLPAAFDAPLLIRDSDSVM